In the Cololabis saira isolate AMF1-May2022 chromosome 7, fColSai1.1, whole genome shotgun sequence genome, one interval contains:
- the LOC133447548 gene encoding gastrotropin-like: MAFAGKYELESQENYVEFLEVLGLLNAKTDHKVVTEVVQDGNDFTWTQSIPNWTWSNKFTVGQECELATMTGSKFKAPVTLEAGKISMQFPQYHFTAEIVDDKLVMTCVTPGEKGVTFIRVNKRI; the protein is encoded by the exons ATGGCGTTTGCAGGGAAATATGAACTTGAGAGCCAGGAGAACTATGTGGAATTCCTGGAAGTGCTTG GACTTCTCAATGCCAAGACCGACCACAAAGTGGTGACAGAGGTGGTGCAAGACGGAAACGACTTCACCTGGACGCAAAGCATTCCCAACTGGACATGGTCCAATAAGTTTACGGTTGGTCAGGAATGTGAGCTGGCAACTATGACAGGCTCCAAATTCAAG GCTCCTGTAACTTTGGAAGCTGGGAAGATTTCCATGCAGTTTCCACAGTACCATTTCACAGCAGAGATCGTAGATGACAAGCTTGTTATG ACTTGTGTAACTCCAGGCGAGAAGGGTGTGACTTTCATACGAGTTAACAAAAGGATCTGA
- the LOC133446907 gene encoding alpha-1A adrenergic receptor-like, with the protein MSLSTDNVTNLRKNGSLEPDDGVSLQLNFTNSSGGNSEVDLSRAIPLALVLGAFIVFAIAGNILVILSVVCNRHLRTPTNYFIINLAIADLLLGTTVLPVSATLEILDYWVFGRIFCDIWAAVDVLCCTASIMSLCVISIDRYIGVSHPLQYPGIVTEKRALLAMLGVWVLSVVISIGPLLGWKQPPSPDDTVCLITEEPFYALFSSLGSFYIPLAVILAMYCRVYIVAKRTTKNLEAGVMRERMDTSELTLRIHKGSQVQDDAGTGGTKGRAHQARSSLTVKLLKFSREKKAAKTLGVVVGMFILCWLPFFLALPIGSFNVNLRPPELLFKVIFWLGYFNSCLNPIIYPCYSREFKLAFIQILRCQCHQRQRPGWRAYNYRSSNLSASGHSRKSSTDHNSSWMNGSQRTLPSSASPSPSYLSKGLPPCPEGETFIWGATTPTPSTPSLLPGSPADCHQAVTRGAIRAGKPAEETPGGVFSFSFGNHKDKAGLNKDSIIKDDKV; encoded by the exons ATGAGTCTGAGCACTGACAATGTCACAAACTTGCGGAAAAATGGTTCCCTGGAGCCCGACGACGGGGTGTCTCTCCAGCTCAACTTTACGAACAGTTCTGGGGGAAACAGTGAGGTGGACCTCAGCAGAGCCATCCCGCTCGCCCTGGTGCTGGGAGCCTTCATCGTGTTTGCCATCGCGGGCAACATCCTCGTCATCCTGTCCGTGGTGTGCAACAGGCACCTGCGCACCCCGACCAACTACTTCATCATAAACCTGGCCATCGCAGACCTGCTGCTGGGCACCACGGTGCTGCCCGTGTCCGCCACCCTGGAGATCCTGGACTACTGGGTGTTCGGCAGGATCTTCTGCGACATCTGGGCTGCGGTGGACGTGCTGTGCTGCACCGCGTCCATCATGAGCCTGTGCGTAATCTCCATAGACCGCTACATCGGGGTGAGCCACCCGCTGCAGTACCCGGGCATCGTGACGGAGAAGCGGGCCCTGCTGGCCATGCTGGGGGTCTGGGTGCTGTCCGTGGTCATCTCCATCGGACCTCTGCTCGGCTGGAAGCAGCCGCCCTCTCCGGACGACACGGTGTGCCTCATCACCGAGGAGCCGTTTTACGCGCTCTTCTCCTCGCTCGGCTCCTTCTACATCCCGCTCGCCGTCATTCTGGCGATGTACTGCCGCGTGTACATCGTCGCCAAAAGGACCACTAAGAACCTGGAGGCGGGTGTGATGCGAGAGAGGATGGACACCAGCGAGCTGACCCTGAGGATCCACAAGGGCTCCCAGGTGCAGGACGACGCCGGCACCGGCGGCACCAAGGGCCGCGCGCACCAGGCCAGGAGCTCCCTCACTGTGAAACTTCTGAAATTCTCCCGGGAGAAGAAAGCAGCTAAAACTTTGGGAGTTGTGGTCGGCATGTTTATCCTTTGCTGGCTGCCCTTCTTTTTGGCCTTGCCCATAG GGTCTTTTAATGTGAACCTGCGTCCGCCTGAACTTCTCTTCAAAGTAATATTCTGGCTGGGCTACTTCAACAGCTGCCTGAACCCCATCATCTACCCCTGCTACAGCCGCGAGTTCAAGCTGGCCTTCATCCAGATCCTGAGATGCCAGTGTCACCAGCGGCAACGCCCCGGTTGGCGAGCCTACAACTACCGGTCCTCTAACCTCAGCGCCTCTGGACACTCGCGCAAAAGCTCCACAGATCACAACTCCAGCTGGATGAATGGGAGTCAGCGTACTTTGCCGTCCTCGGCGAGTCCAAGCCCCAGCTACCTGAGCAAGGGCCTCCCCCCTTGCCCCGAGGGAGAAACCTTCATCTGGGGAGCCACCACCCCAACTCCCTCCACACCCAGCCTGCTGCCTGGCAGCCCCGCTGACTGTCATCAGGCAGTTACGAGAGGGGCGATAAGAGCGGGGAAGCCCGCTGAAGAGACCCCCGGGGgggttttctctttctccttcggGAACCATAAAGACAAGGCAGGGCTCAATAAAGACAGCATAATTAAAGATGACAAAGTGTGA